From a single Nicotiana tomentosiformis chromosome 2, ASM39032v3, whole genome shotgun sequence genomic region:
- the LOC138905999 gene encoding uncharacterized protein yields the protein MDPLKYIFQKPVPKGKMAKWQILLSEFDIIYVTQKAVKGQALADHLAENPVGEEYEPLKTYFPDEEISVVGEEITETYDGWRMFFDGAANFKRVGIRAVLVLGEWATKNTKILPYMYYVQDLMKIFTKIEFKHVPRIQNEFADSLATLSSMIQHPDKNFINLIPVRIHNQAAYCAHVEEETDGNPWFHDIKEYLAKGEYPKHANHTQKRTL from the exons atggatcctctgaaaTACATTTTCCAGAAACCCGTGCCTAAAGGAAAGATGGCAAAATGGCAAATActattgagtgaattcgacatcatcTACGTAACTCAGAAGGCGGTCAAGGGACAGGCATTAgcagatcatctggcagaaaatcctgtaggAGAAGAATACGAACCGTTGAAAAcatattttcccgatgaagagaTATCAGTTGTAGGAGAAGAGATCACCGAAACCTACgacggttggagaatgttcttcgatgggGCTGCAAATTTCAAAAGAGTGGGTATCAGAGCTGTTTTG gttctaggagagtgggctacaaagaataccaaaatattacCTTATATGTACTATGTGCAAGATTTGATGAAGatattcacaaagatagagttcaaacatgttccgagaatccagaatgagttcgcagactcATTGGCCACcctgtcttccatgatacaacacccggaTAAGAATTTCATCAACCTTATTCCAGTAAGGATCCATAATCAggcagcttattgtgctcatgttgaagaagaaacagATGGGAATCCGTGgtttcatgacatcaaagaatacctagcaaaaggagagtacccgaagcatgcaaatcatactcagaaacgGACACTCtga
- the LOC138906000 gene encoding uncharacterized protein, giving the protein MENSSEWINPNKICANHSGMKGHTIDECRTLKDKIQMLIDTKIIEAKEATPNVRNNPLTDHRGEGVNVIETDEEWDPKGSIGLIREGDSPKIPPVTLTPIVVQIQSPIEVEVAIPTPFDVEKREKKGKAKMEETGAAQGMTITGRVYTPEHLGGTSKEATSKLPIIETGLDVLWRKVQAREYSMVDHLNKTPAQISILSLLQNSEAHRYALMKVLNEAYVPNNIDSGKMDNMVGQVLESHKISFHEDELPLEGLSHNRALHIAVQCEDKFIARVLIDGGSNLNICPLTTLKSLGKGLHEIRAGSMNVKAFDGSQRATIGETNLCLQMVPTWFHVEFQVLDISAIYNMLLGRPWIHAAGAMASTLHQAVKFEWNHQEVIIHEYGSNPILHQLDCSSC; this is encoded by the exons ATGGAAAATTCCTCCGAATGGATTAACCCAAACAAGATATGTGCCAACCACtcgggcatgaagggtcatactattgatgaatgtcgcactttgaaggataagatccaGATGTTGATTGACACCAAGATTATAGAAGCAAAAGAGGCTACACCTAATGTCCGCAACAATCCTCTCACGGATCACAGGGGCGAGGGGGTAAATGTaatagaaactgatgaagaatgggatccgaaagggtcaattggactcattcgtgAAGGGGATAGTCCTAAAAtacctccagtcactctcacacccaTCGTGGTACAGATTCAGTCACCAATTGAGGTTGAAGTAGCCATACCAACTCCGTTTGATGTTGAA AAAcgagaaaaaaaaggaaaggcaaaaatgGAGGAAACTGGTGCAGCACAAGGCATGACTATAACTGGTAGGGTTTATACGCCCGAACATTTGGGAGGGACAAGTAAAGAAGCCACTTCTAAGCTGCCTATCATTGAAACTGGCCTGGATgttctttggagaaaggtgcaagcaagagaGTATTCTATGGTTGATCATCtaaacaaaacccctgctcagatatccattctatcactactgcaaAACTCTGAGGCGCATAGATAtgcgttgatgaaagtgttgaatgaagcctatgtacccaataACATTGACAGTGGGAAGATGGACAATATGGTAGGACAGGTATTGGAAAGCCATAAGATATCTTTTCACGAAGACGAACTGCCACTGGAAGGAttgagtcacaacagggcactgcacATCGCAGTGCAGTGTGAggacaaattcattgccagggtcttgatagatgggggttcaaatctcaacatatgtcCATTAACCACTTTGAAGAGTTTGGGTAAAGGTTTGCATGAGATACGAGCAGGGAGTATGAACGTGAAGGCATTCGATGGGTcccaaagggccacaattggggagaccaacctcTGTTTACAGATGGTCCCGACTTGGTTtcatgttgagtttcaagtattGGACATATCTGCCATATACAATAtgttgttgggacgaccttggatacacgcTGCTGGGGCTATGGCCTCTACTCTACACCAGGCCGTAaagttcgaatggaatcatcaggaagTAATCATCCATGAGTACGGGAGTAACCCCATTTTGCACCAATTAGACTGTTCCAGTTGTTGa
- the LOC117280908 gene encoding uncharacterized protein encodes MAEELKKLTSRVQGVEGGKGIGGLNYEDLCIQPDVELLEGYKPTKFEMFDGTGDPKVHLRTYCDKLVGVGKDERIRMKLLMRSLTRDALSWYISQNPKKWVNWVSMVSDFMDQFRFNTENTPDVFYIQNLKKKPTETFHDYATWWRSEAAKERPTLEEE; translated from the coding sequence ATGGCGGAGGAACTTAAGAAGCTTACTAGCCGAGTCCAAGGTGTCGAAGGGGGTAAAGGCATCgggggtttgaattatgaagatttgtgtattcagccggACGTAGAACTACTAGAGGGTTACAAACCTACTAAGTTCGAAATGTTTGACGGGACAGGTGATCCAAAGGTACatttgagaacatattgtgacaagctcGTAGGGGTTGGCaaagatgaaagaatccgcatgaagtTGTTAATGAGGAGCCTCACTAGAGACgccttgtcttggtacatcagtcaaaacccaaagaaatgggttaattgggtgagcatggtgTCAGATTTTATGGATCAGTTCAGGTTCAATACAGAAAATACGCCAGACGTCTTCTACATTCAGAATCTTAAAAAGAAGCCGACGGAAACTTTTCACGATTATGCTACTTGGTGGAGGTCGGAAGCTGCAAAAGAAAGGCCAACACTGGAAGAAGAATAG